In the bacterium genome, AAAAAAGGAGTCAACAAAAGTGAAAAACACTATTTCCAATCCAAACGATTACCTGAATTTTAAAAAAACTTTTTCAACTGCCGGAAAATATTTTATAGCACTCTCTTTGGTCGTCACACTCGCAAGCTGCTCTGCCGTCCCCATTTCACGCAAGGCCGAAGTCCAGTCAATCAAAAAAATCGGCATTGTGAGTCTTAGCGCCAACACTTATATTTACAACTACAAAGCCGGACCAGCTTCAGACAAAAACCTTCATGAACTCCGGAAAAAAGCGCAAGAAATGAAAGAATATACTGGAAAAACAACTGATACAACCCAGGCCTCGATTGAACAAATTCTGATTAATTCCGACACAATCTATACCAACGCTTTAAAAGCCATCTCGCACTGGAATATCCTCCCCATTGACCAAGTCAAAAAAATGCCTGCCTATCAGGCATCGTCAGGTGAAGCAACCGATGCGAAAGGTTTTGTCCCGGTCACCATATTGCCGGAGACCAAATATTTTGATTCATTCAGAAATTCACTTTATAAAGAAAAAAATCAAAAAACCTTCCAGGATCTGACCGAGCTTTGTAAGCAGCTGGATCTCGATGCTGTGATCGTCCTGCGAACGGTACTTGCCTATGAACCAAAGGGCCTGCAGCTCCTAGGCGGATTGGGGAACTTGCTTGCATCGAAAAAAACCAAAGCCGTCCCGGTTGCGGGCACTGCAATCTCGGTTGTCACCAAAGCGGGTACAAGTGCTGTTTATCGAGGCGTTCTTTTGGAATACAAGGGCACTGCGGTGCCTATGCTGCAGGGTGGTTTGGTAAACTTTACCGGCGATGATGCTGCGGCCATCAAATCTTATAATGAGGCCATACAGGCGAGTGCAACCGCACTCGCAGAGACCCTCAACAAAGAATTAAGCGAGTAGAAATCCCAAAAACGGTGTTAGGGAATTTACCTTTTATCAGGAATCCCAAATTACCTAACACCGTTTCTTATTTTTTTTAGTGCACTCTATTTCCCAGTCGCTGTCGGCCAAGTCATTCACCCAGAGTTACTAGGAGCACAATTTTCAATCAATTTTGAGTGGTTTTGTTTTTTTCCAAAACAGCATAGAGTCCGTGGCAGGTCAAACGATTTAACACTGGTACGTTAGCCACCAAGCGCTCCAGACCCAACAACCAACTTTTGGGTAATACTCGCAAAAAAAATGTTGTCCTACGGTTGATGAGTACTGTGCCGCCTAGATAGCCTGCCTTTTTTAACACGACCCCCTTGGGTAAGATCAATTTTAAATCAGACAACGTGAACAGGAATAAGTGATCCTCACCATCCGGGCCGAATTGTTTTTCTTCCAGAAATTTCCTGTCTTCACGGCGTTGCAATTGTCCAAAAGTCGGTAGGTGATTGCGAAACATCAAGGCATTGGGTGTGGTCACCCATAAGATACCGCCGGGTTTTAAAAACGCCAGCGCTTTTTCAATAAAATCCTCAGGATAGGCGCAATGCTCAATGATCTCACCTAATACCACCACATCATAAAACCCCGGCAGGTCCTGCTTGTCAAAGCTGCCCTGCACCCATTGGATGTTTCCTTTTTCATACTTTTTCTCGGCATAGGCCAGATAATCCGGATCAATATCCAGTGCGGTAACCCGAAAACCCGCTTCCGCCAGCAACAAACTCAAATTCCCCTGGGCGCAGCCAATATCCGCCACCAAAATTTCTTCCGGTTTGGAAAAACGCGCGCGAAAAACCGCCAGTGTTTTATACAAACGATCCAAATAATTTAACCGGGCATGATGATAGACATCCGGGTTATCAATCTCACGTTTATCAAACTTTATCATCCGGTCAAATTGTTCAGGCAGTGCCTGTTTCAGTTGCTGTACTGTTTTCAAAATACCTCCATAATTATTTAGCTTCTCTTATGCGGATCACATAGCAAGGACGCTCTTTAGAACCTCAGGACAAAATACCCGGTCAGGCTTCCGGTTTTAATCGTCACATGCTCAACATTTTCCGGATTGGAAAAATCCGACCAGCCGAATTGATAAATCAAATCCAATCCCCAACCGGCACTATCGCGATATTCAAGTTTTATTTTTCCCAACCAGGTTGGACCGGTTCCGGCGGTTTCATAATAAAAAAAATAGTCAAATTCTCCTTTGGGGACAACATGAGAAAGTTCCAGACGATCATTGGGCGCATAGACCAGATCAAGTTGAATCAACATATCCTTAGCGCGTAGTGCCTGCCAGTTGAACATTACTGAATAGCCTTGTTTCCGATACCGGGTAAACCGATAATTGGTCAATCCATCATAGTGCTCCAGAGCATGATCGGAAAAACGCAAACCCACTCCCAACGATTTCCAAAACTGATACGATAGGATTGCTTCCGTTTTTTGCTGCCATGCCCATCCGATCACATCCATCTGAATGGGATCAATCCCGGAGCCGTCCCAATCGCCACTCACATTCCAATCCGAGATCCCGCCATTGACCTCAACATACCACGGACCTTCCAACCAATTAATTTTGGCTACTATCAAAGTACTTTGAATCATGGTATGACAAAAACCGTTTGCACCATCATCAATCATAGCCTTGGTAGTAAAATACTCCATACCGCCGCCAAAGTTGATTTCAGCGTGTGCAGCAACCGGGTGCGCAAACAAAAATCCAACACTACAAAATACGATCCAATACCATTTTTTCAATTTGCGTTTTCTCCAATCCAGTGGTAAATCTGTCCAGCCTCGCTCCGGATCCGGCCCTGTATTTCCAGGGTCAAAAGATCCAGCATAACCCGCTGGACCGGTTTTCGGCATGCCAATGCAATCTGGTCAACATGCATGCCGCCCTGACGCAAGCTGCCATAAATATCAGCCTGAAGGCCCTGCAATTTCAAATGAGAATGTGTGATTTTTGTGGTACGGATTGATGGGTCTGGTTTCCAATCCGGCAGCTCGGACAAAATATCTTCTACGGTTGTCACCAACTTAGCACCATCACGTATCAAGGCATGGGTTCCCTTGGAAAGTGCAGAATGATACATACCTGGCACAGCAAAAACGTCGCGATTCTGTTCACCGGCCCAACGGGCTGTAATCAGTGACCCAGACGTCTCTCCCGCCTCCACCACCAGCACACCCCGTGCCAAACCGCTGATAAGACGGTTCCGTTGCGGGAAATGCGCCGGTAACGGCTGTACGCCCAACCGAAATTCAGAAATGACTGCTCCATGTTCTGTGATTTGCTCGAAAAGTTTTTTATTAATCCGGGGATAAACCCGATCCAAACCATGCGCCACAACTGCCAGCGTGCGGGCACCCTGCTTTAAAGCACTCTGATGCGCCACCGTATCAATCCCCATGGCCAGACCCGACACAATAGTCAGCCCTGCCCCGGCCAAGTTGCTGACAAGCTCCCGGGTTGAGACAATACCGTATCCTGTGGGTCTGCGGCTGCCTACCACAGCCAGCGCCTGTTTGTCCTCGGGCAGCAACGATCCGCGATAATAAAAAAATACGGGTGCGAAAGGGACCGCTTTTAAGAGACCGGGATAGTCCGCGTCCGCCAGAGTACAAATTTTGATACTCTGCCTTGTGCAGCGATGCTCTTCCTCTTTTGCCAGACCCTGCCAATCGGCCTTGGCAATGGAGGCTGCCAACCGGTTCCCGATTTTTTTCTGATCGGATAAAACCGAGCGGGCCTGTTCAAAAACCGCCTGCGGCGATCCGAAAGCCTCTGAGAGTTTATGGGACAGCACACTGCCAATTCCGGATATCAGGCTGAGTGCAATCCAAGCTGAGCGATCATTTTTTGACATTTTTATTTTCCAAAGGAAATTTCAACACGCGCACCGTCACGCAAAGGTGTGGTAAATGCAGCTTTTTGGCCATCCACCAAAAGTTGGATCGGCCCGGCATTTTTCGGCGGAACAATATCCACTCCATCCAATGCCTGCGAAAGAATAGGCGGCTCCGTATCGGTTTTTTCAATCACAATCTCCGCGAGGTCAGGCACTTGATCTTCATAACGCGCCGGTTGACCATTGAGATAAATCCGTCCCCCGCCTGTATCCAAAATGCGCGGCTTGCCATTCACCCTAACGGTGATCTGACTGGGCTGGGGCAGCAATTCTCCCAAGTCACAAAGCCGAAAAACCGGCTGGTTCTTTTGCTCCCATTCAATCCGGTCATTGGGCCGGGGATAATAATCAGCTTGCACGTCATTACCATTGACCTTGATGACAATGGAATTGTTTTTTTGCATACTGTGCAATTCACCATTGAGTTTAAAACGAGTTTTTTCTTGCTTCGCCTTTTTTGTGTCCAACTCCGGCACTAGCTCAATAAGCGGCTTATGCGACTGCCAATCGAGTTCTGCTCTGTCACGAATGCGCGTATTGGCTGCCACGAGGTTTCCCTGGTCCGCGAGCTGGAGTTCAAGCTCCAGTGTGCCGCCATTCACTGTACACCAAAAAGGTCCTGAGGGGCGGGGTATCATCTCAGAATTTAAAATCACGTCCTCACCGTCAATTGCCTCGGCCATTTTGATGATCGTCCCCTCCTGTATCCCGGTATCCAAACCGACCGGTTCGTCCTGAATAAATAATTTGGCCGGTTGACCCAAGCTGCCGGGCGCGGACATGAACTGCCCTGCCAGAGTGTAGGTAATCGCCGCTCCCGGACGGGCATGCAAACTCTTCATTTCCCGGCCGGATGAGAGCAGGGCATCAAATACTGTTGGCTGGGATGTCAACGCCAGCAGCTGGACAGGTTGATCATTGACCTGAGCCGTCATAAAACGCAGACCTTTGTCCTGAACAGCCAGCAATCCAATGCCCAACGGTGTGATGGCCTCAATACCGTGTAATGCCGTGGTTGGATTCTCCAGCCCTATGATGGTTTCCGGTCCACGGCTGCCTACTCGGTTTTCCTCAATCTCCAGGGTCTGTGCCACTTGCTCACCCAGCTGCGGGGTGGCGCTGCCGCCACCCACCATAATCACAGCACGCGGTGCAGTACCATTGAGTTTAATAATTATCGAGGCAATGGATTCCGCCAGGCGCTTAATCGCCGGCAGCAAGGTTTCAATTATTTCTTCCGCACTGAATTGCAAGTCCTGATTCAAAATATTTTTAAAACAAATCGGCTTACCGTCTGCGGCCTGCAAACAACGTTTAACCTGTTCCGCCTCCTGAAACTCAAGTAGATAACGCTCGCAAAGTTTTTCTGTAATCTCATCCCCCGCTTGCGTGACCATGGCATAGGCAAAAACCGAGCCGTCGCGTGTAATCGCAATATCCGAGGTACCGGCACCCACATCCACCAGCGCTAAATTCATCCGTCTTAAATCCGGTGGAATGGTGGCCTCAATCGCAGCAATCGGCTCCAAGGTCAAACTTCGGGCACTTAAACCGGCTCGACGCAGTACCGCCATCAAGGCGTCCACCACCTGGCGGGGCAAAAAAGTCGCCAGCACTTCTACGGAAATTTCCCGTCCCTGATGACCCACCAGGTCATCGAGAACCTCGCCATCCAAAGAAAATTTAACCACAGAAAAACCTACACAATGCAAATTATTCTTCGTACCGTGGACCTGTAAAGAGGTTTGTGCCGTGCGCGCGGCAGCCAACTCCAGTGCCAGTACATCAGCGCGTGTAATTTCTGTTGTGTGGGGTAATTTCCTTTTTTGTTCAGCTGATTCCGTCAGGAGGGCACGCCCGGCTGCCGCCACGGACGCTTCATGCAATGTAATCCCCAGCTCTGCTTCCAGCTCTGCTTTAACCCGGGCAACGACCTTGGCGACGGCTTCGACCTTGTGTACCTGGCCATCAAGCATGGCACGATCCGGATGCTCGAACACCCGAGCCGCTAAAACCTTAAGCCCCTTGTCTTTGGGTTTGACCACCACACCGGCAACCTTGCGCGTTCCAATATCCAACACAAGAATGGGCTGGTGTTTTCCCAGGGTCACTGCGGCACCTGCGTCGCCCGCAGGATAACATCGAGAGAAACTTTGTCGGGCATTAAAAAGAAATAACCGTTAATGACACGGTTCGATTCCATAAACTCCGTTTCAATACAAATAACCTCAGTGTTGCTGGGAAACCCTTTGGAAAGTTCCGTAACCACCGCCTCGGCCATATCAAAAATGAGCTGGGGAACGGACTGTAACAGCAAAAGCCCTAAAAATTCCGTCAGTGCATTGAGGTAAGCGCCGGCCAGAATATTCCCAGCTTCTTTAATCGCCGAGTGCTCCAGCATGGTGAGAATCTGACGTTCCTCGGTATCTTGCTTGGTCAAAAGCCCGGCCATCTGCAACGCGCTTTTCCGCGGCAAAATCAACACAATCTTGGCTGAGACATCGCCCAACACATGCATGGTCACACCGGCAATGAGCGATTGTGGGCCGCCTACCAAATCAACCACTTTGTTCAACGGCAAACAAAGAACTTTGGGAACCGTAATCATAATTTTTTTTTCAATCAGTTGGGACAATGCAGTTGCTGCATGACCCGCACCAATATTGCCAACCTCACGTACAGCATCCAACTGTATATCGGATAATGCGCGAATGTCAGGCATACTCCCCCCCTACCTACACCAAACTCGGAACATCTAAAACAAGTGAAATACGGCCGTCACCTAAAATGGTGACGCCGGAAAACCCTTTGATGCTTTTCAGCATAGGACTTAAAGACTTAATTGCGATCTCCTGCTGCCCCAAAACCTGGTCCACCAGCAATCCCACACGCATCTCGCCCACCTCGGTAACCAAAATAGCGCGGTCATTGCTTTGAGATTCCTCTCCCGGCACTTCTAAAATACGGTGCAATCGCAAAAGCGGCAGCACACTGTCACGGTACATGACCACTTCCCCTTGTTGAACATGCTTGATATCCTCTTCTACAAATTCAATTGTTTCAACCGTATTAATCACCGGCAATGCATACACTTCTTTGCCAACTGAAAAAAGCAGTGCCTGAATAATTGCCAACGTCATGGGCATGCGTAATATAAAAATGCTGCCTTGGCCCGGTTCACTTTCAATCTTCAGACTGCCGCCAAAAGATTCAATCTTGGTACGCACCGCATCCACACCAACACCGCGTCCGCTGACCTCTGTCACCTTCTCGGCTGTGGTAAATCCGGGCAAACTTACCAGATTCATCACTTCATGGCTGGAGAGCCGTTCACTTTCTTCAACGCTCATCATACCACGTTTCACCGCAACTGCGCGAATATGGGCCGGATCAATGCCCCGCCCGTCATCCGAAACTTTAATGATAACATGATTTTTCTCGCGCATTGCGGTTAAGCTGATCAGTCCGTGGCGCGATTTGTTTTGCTGTGTACGCACCTCAGAAGTCTCTATCCCATGATCCACCGCATTGCGTAAAAGGTGCACCAGGGGATCATTGATCTCATCAAGCACCGTACGATCGAGCTCAATTTCCTTACCCTCCATCACCAGCTCAATCTCCTTGCCGCCTTCCTTGGCCAGATCACGCACCATCCGCGGAAAACGGTTGAAAATGTGCTCCATCGGCACCATACGGACTTCTGTGACTTCATCCTGGAGATCATTAGTGATGCGGTCAAACTGGATCAGTGCCTCTTTGAGTTCCTTCAAGGCATACTGTTTGGAAATCTGGGTCAATCGAATTTTATTAATGACCAGTTCACCGACCAAATTTTGAAGATTGTCAAGCCGCTCAATACTGACCCGGATGCTCTGAATAGTTCTACCGGACGCAGTCTTGGTCTTGCTTGCCTGCTCGGGCTGTGTCGTCTTAACCAGAATTCGTGCCTTGACCTTGCTCTCACCAAAAAAATCTTCAACTTTGTCTGCGGTCAACTGCACCAGCTCAAAAACGTCAATCTCCGAAATATTTTTCAGACTTTTTTCCAGCAACGCCTGCTTACGCTGTGAAAGCACCAACAGTAAAAACTCAAGATCAAATTCCCCTTCTTGTAATGCTTGGGGATCCGGGAAACTGGCAATAATCTCACCATGTTCAGACAGTGCCTTGTATACCATGAAAGCGCGCACACCTTTAAAGGAACATGCCGTATCAACCTTGACCCGCACCCCATAGGTCAGGTACCCCTCGGCCTCGGCCTTGACTATCAACTCTTCGAGATGTTCGCTGCTTAATTCCTGCTCGGTATCAGGCGTGTCCGCCATTTTCATTGGATCACTTTTCGGCTGCGCCACTGCCGGTGCAGCTGTCCGGGGTTGTGACACTGCAACCGCCGGCAATGTTTCTCCGCTGGCCAAGATCTTGAGTTTCTCCAAGAGCCCTGAAATATCCACATTTTTTGATTCTGCCGAAGAAATTTCTTCTATTAAAATACCCAGGGTATCTAAACATTCAAACAGAACATCCACCACAGAAGGAGTTATTTTTTCATGATTAACGCGAAGCTTTTCCAAAACATTTTCCATCTGATGGGTCAATTCCGTGATCTGATCGAATCCCATGGTGGCAGCCATACCCTTAAGTGTATGCGATGTACGGAAAATTTCATTCAAAGAATGTTGGTCGGTAATATCTTTTTCCAGAGCAAGCAATGCCTGGTTAAGACGATCAAGATGTTCGAGTGATTCACTGATAAAAAGATCTTTGTACTCTAAGGTATCCATGATTACCCCTGAAACGATTAAAAACGTTATTCAAAAAAACGGCACACGAATCACCGCGTTTTATTTCCCTGTCAATGCGGCCACTCTTTAAAAATACATTCCTACCCGTCTAAACAGGGATTTTTTCATGCCGATTGTTTAAATGATGGTATCAAGAAAATCACCCTGAAGCAACCACCTTTTCTGCCAGTGCTTCTGAATATGCAGTGTTTACCTGCTGAATATTTAGTATCATCTTGCTCATTTTTTTTCTGAGCAAAAAACTCATACAACTCACGTCGCCTTTACCCGGGCCAACAGGCAAGTCAGATACCGGCTCTCGGGTATCTGGGATTTCTCCGGGTGATCTTTGTCCGGACCAAAAACCCGGATATGTTCCAAACGTTTGCCCGCGCTCTGCATCGTCCCCAGCACCATCTGCCGAAAAGGAGTACGCCCAATGTGATGCGAACAGGTACAGGTCAACAGCCGTGCCCCGGGCTGCAGAAGCTTTCCCGCCTGAAGATGCAGCTCCCGGTATCCGCGCATGGCATCCTCAATCGCGGAACGTGAACGCACAAACGAGGGTGGATCCAAAATCACGGCATTGTATTTTTCCGCACGCATCGCTGCGGCGCGCAAATAGATGAAAACATCCGCTTCAATCGGTTGAATGGATGACGCCGCCTGATTTAGCTGTGCATTGTGTTCAAGTTGTTTCAACGCCGATGTGTCCCGGTCAATCGCCTCAACCTGAGCAGCGCCGGCGCGAACAGCTGCCAGGGAAAAACCACCTGAATGACAAAAAGCATCCAACACTTTCCCTTTCAGTGTCTTGGCGCGTAACACGCGGCGCGCGGCACGCTGGTCAAGATAAAAACCCGTTTTATGCCCTTTTTCAAAATCAACCTGAAATAAATCCGGTCCTTCTTTAATTTCACAATGGTCAACCGTGTGCCCGGGATCAGGCTGCCATAGCCACTGCCGTTTGGGCGCCAAGCCTTCCAGGCTTCGGCCATGCCCTTCGCTACGCTCAAAAATACCTTTTGGTTTCATACGCGATATCAGCCAGTCAAGAACATACTGCCGGCGCTGATCCATCCCCCGAGTTAAAAACTGAACCACTATAAATCCATGATAGTCATCACAAATAAGTCCGGGAAGACCGTCCGCCTCGGACCAGACCAGACGATACGCATTGGAATCGAGTGAGAGTGCTGCGCGTTGTGAACGACAGCGATCAAGTTTACGCGCAATTTCCAGTGCTTCATCCGGTCGGTCAGCCTGCCCGCGTGAAGCTGCCGCCGGTGTGTAAAGGTATTTTAAGGCAAGAATATTATCTGGATTGGCATAGGCAAACCCGAGCAAAATGCCCTGCGTATCTAAAATAGAGACCAGCTCCCCCGGATCCGGTTTGGGCCGCCATTCTTCAATCTGTCCGGAAAAAATCCAGGGATATCCCTGGAGCAGGCGCTTGGCCGCCTTGGCATTGACCACGACTTGTTTCAAAAGTGCTTCCAATTATGCCGCCCGACAGGCGGCCGCAATGGCATAGTAACGGTTTTCCAGGGTATCGGCCCGGGAATTGAGTACCATGGGTACTTTGGCGCCAATCGCCACACCGGCCAAAGGACCACCGGCAATAAAGGTCTGTGCTTTGGAAAAAATATTTCCCGCCTCAATATCCGGCACCAACAGAATATCCGCATCGCCTTTTACCGGTCCGGTATACCCTTTTTCCTCGCACACCCACTGAGACAGCGCATCATCCAATGCCAGCGGACCGTCCACCACACCGCCGGTGATTTTGCCTGCTGCCGCCATTTCCGCCAACTGCTTCGCATCAACCGTTGCCGGCATCTTTTCGTTGACATACTCCACCGCTGCCAGCACAGCTGCTTTGGGATTTTGATATCCCAACCGACGTGTGAAATCAATCGTGTTTTGCAAAATATCCGCCTTGCGTTGAAGATCAGGTGCAATGTTTACCGCCGAATCGGCCACAAACAACAAACGTCCACAGGGCTTGCTTTCCAAAATAAAGACGTGCGAAATAGGCTTGTCTGTCCGCAATCCAAAATCACGATTGATCAATGCCGAAACAATTGTCGAGGTCTTTAAATTACCTTTCATCAATACCTGCGCCTTGCCCTCGGCAATCATACGGACCGCTTCGATTGCCGCAGTCTTCTCATCTTTGGCATCCACCAGATGTTTGATGGGAAAATCCAGTTTCAAATCAGTACGCAGCCGCTCAATTTTTTCCTGATCCCCGGCCAATGCCACCTCAACAATCCCGGCTCGCCAGGCACGGTCCAGTGCCTGAAGAATCTCCCGGGTCTCGGGAACCGCTACGGAAACTGTTTTTTTCGGACCACCCTTCAATTGCTCTACAAGTTCTTCAAAATTTTTCAACATACGGTCTCATCCAATCCTTTCCTACCCAAATTTTTCTCGTAATAAATTTTAATCGCTTCCGCCGCTTCGTGAATATCCAACGGACCCGTATCACAGGTCCAATCCGCCTTGGCATAGGCGGATTGCCGCTGCGCAAGCAATGCCCTGATCCGCTGGATAACTTCCGCCTGGGTACCCGCCAAAAGCGGCCGATCCGACGCCGTGCCAACTCTCTTTAAAACAACATCCGGCTCGGCAGTCAAGCAGACCACGCAACCCAGCTTGCGCATCAAAGACCAATTTTGTTCAGCCAGCACGATACCGCCGCCTGTGGCGATAACCTGCCGTGTCATCCCCGCCTCAACAAACTGTTTTAAAACACGGGTTTCCCATGTGCGAAAAACGCCTTCGCCGTCCTGGGAAAAAATATCTGATATGGATTTCCCGGCAAGCCGAATAATTGAATCATCGGTATCAAGAAATGAAAACTGAAGGTTGTCCGCCAGTCGGCGCCCGACCATGCTTTTCCCGGTCCCCATAAATCCAACCAGAATAATATTCATCATCGTCTATCTAAATACCGCTGATACGTTTTCCAGTTGGCGCGCATTTCGGAAAGTGAATCACCGCCAAATTTTTCCTGCCATTTTTTCACCAATTCCATTGCCAGCATGGCTTCACCTACCACGGCTGCCGCCGGGACCGCGCAGACATCGGAGCGTTCATACCCCGCCACCAATGCGCGCTTGCTTTGCATATCAATTGATTTAAGTGGTTTGCGCAAAGTGGAAATCGGCTTCATCGCCACCCGGACCAACAAGGGTTCTCCCGTGCTGATCCCACCTTCCACCCCGCCGGCATTATTCGTCCGCCTGCTAAATCCCCCGTTTTTTCCACCCTTGCGATACGTAATCACATCATGCACTTTCGAACCGGGCAACTGTGCGGCATCAAATCCCAGTCCAAAAGCAACACCCTTCATCGCCGGAATACTCATCATCGCACCGGCAATTGCCATATCCAGACGTCTGTCCCATTGTGCATGACTACCTAATCCCGGAACCAACCCCCAGGCTGAGACTGTAAAAACCCCTCCCAGGGTATCCCCTTGATGCTGCGCCCGGTCAATCGCTGTATGTATTTTTCTGGAAACCGTCTCATCTGGACAATGGGTATCGGATTGATCCGCTTTTTTTGCCAGCCGGGCCGGTGACCCGGTCGGTAAGTTTGCATGAATACCGCCGATCTGATCCACCCAGGACCCGAGTTCCACACCAAATGCCGCCAACAGAACTTTCGCCACCGCACCCGCTGCAACCCGTGTCGCTGTTTCGCGCGCAGAGGCGCGTTCTAAAATATCGCGAAAATCACTCCGGTCATATTTAAGCCCGCCCACCAAATCAGCATGACCCGGCCGGGGACGATGAATGCGGTCAAACGCTGCACTCTTGTCCAATTTTTCAGGATCCATAGCCTGTTCCCAATTTTTCCAGTCACGATTTTCAATCACCAGGGTAATCGGACTCCCCAGGGTTTCACCATGGCGCATTCCCGAGGTAACCCGGACCCGGTCCTTTTCAATCAACATTCGATCACCGCGACCATATCCTTTTTGACGACGCGCCAACTCGCGGTTAATCTTCTCTAACGGCAATACCAAACCGGCCGGCATCCCTTCGATAATAACACTCAAGGATGGACCGTGTGATTCTCCGGCAGATAAAAAACGAAACATGAATAAATACTCGCTTTCTGTATTTTTTAAAATTCCAAAAGACCCAACTGAAAAACTTTTTTTATACGACCTGCTTTTTTACAATTATTCTAAAATATGCGTGGTTAAAAAA is a window encoding:
- a CDS encoding methyltransferase domain-containing protein codes for the protein MKTVQQLKQALPEQFDRMIKFDKREIDNPDVYHHARLNYLDRLYKTLAVFRARFSKPEEILVADIGCAQGNLSLLLAEAGFRVTALDIDPDYLAYAEKKYEKGNIQWVQGSFDKQDLPGFYDVVVLGEIIEHCAYPEDFIEKALAFLKPGGILWVTTPNALMFRNHLPTFGQLQRREDRKFLEEKQFGPDGEDHLFLFTLSDLKLILPKGVVLKKAGYLGGTVLINRRTTFFLRVLPKSWLLGLERLVANVPVLNRLTCHGLYAVLEKNKTTQN
- the dprA gene encoding DNA-processing protein DprA, translated to MSKNDRSAWIALSLISGIGSVLSHKLSEAFGSPQAVFEQARSVLSDQKKIGNRLAASIAKADWQGLAKEEEHRCTRQSIKICTLADADYPGLLKAVPFAPVFFYYRGSLLPEDKQALAVVGSRRPTGYGIVSTRELVSNLAGAGLTIVSGLAMGIDTVAHQSALKQGARTLAVVAHGLDRVYPRINKKLFEQITEHGAVISEFRLGVQPLPAHFPQRNRLISGLARGVLVVEAGETSGSLITARWAGEQNRDVFAVPGMYHSALSKGTHALIRDGAKLVTTVEDILSELPDWKPDPSIRTTKITHSHLKLQGLQADIYGSLRQGGMHVDQIALACRKPVQRVMLDLLTLEIQGRIRSEAGQIYHWIGENAN
- the pilM gene encoding pilus assembly protein PilM, with the protein product MTLGKHQPILVLDIGTRKVAGVVVKPKDKGLKVLAARVFEHPDRAMLDGQVHKVEAVAKVVARVKAELEAELGITLHEASVAAAGRALLTESAEQKRKLPHTTEITRADVLALELAAARTAQTSLQVHGTKNNLHCVGFSVVKFSLDGEVLDDLVGHQGREISVEVLATFLPRQVVDALMAVLRRAGLSARSLTLEPIAAIEATIPPDLRRMNLALVDVGAGTSDIAITRDGSVFAYAMVTQAGDEITEKLCERYLLEFQEAEQVKRCLQAADGKPICFKNILNQDLQFSAEEIIETLLPAIKRLAESIASIIIKLNGTAPRAVIMVGGGSATPQLGEQVAQTLEIEENRVGSRGPETIIGLENPTTALHGIEAITPLGIGLLAVQDKGLRFMTAQVNDQPVQLLALTSQPTVFDALLSSGREMKSLHARPGAAITYTLAGQFMSAPGSLGQPAKLFIQDEPVGLDTGIQEGTIIKMAEAIDGEDVILNSEMIPRPSGPFWCTVNGGTLELELQLADQGNLVAANTRIRDRAELDWQSHKPLIELVPELDTKKAKQEKTRFKLNGELHSMQKNNSIVIKVNGNDVQADYYPRPNDRIEWEQKNQPVFRLCDLGELLPQPSQITVRVNGKPRILDTGGGRIYLNGQPARYEDQVPDLAEIVIEKTDTEPPILSQALDGVDIVPPKNAGPIQLLVDGQKAAFTTPLRDGARVEISFGK
- a CDS encoding chemotaxis protein CheC, with the translated sequence MPDIRALSDIQLDAVREVGNIGAGHAATALSQLIEKKIMITVPKVLCLPLNKVVDLVGGPQSLIAGVTMHVLGDVSAKIVLILPRKSALQMAGLLTKQDTEERQILTMLEHSAIKEAGNILAGAYLNALTEFLGLLLLQSVPQLIFDMAEAVVTELSKGFPSNTEVICIETEFMESNRVINGYFFLMPDKVSLDVILRATQVPQ
- a CDS encoding chemotaxis protein CheA, producing the protein MDTLEYKDLFISESLEHLDRLNQALLALEKDITDQHSLNEIFRTSHTLKGMAATMGFDQITELTHQMENVLEKLRVNHEKITPSVVDVLFECLDTLGILIEEISSAESKNVDISGLLEKLKILASGETLPAVAVSQPRTAAPAVAQPKSDPMKMADTPDTEQELSSEHLEELIVKAEAEGYLTYGVRVKVDTACSFKGVRAFMVYKALSEHGEIIASFPDPQALQEGEFDLEFLLLVLSQRKQALLEKSLKNISEIDVFELVQLTADKVEDFFGESKVKARILVKTTQPEQASKTKTASGRTIQSIRVSIERLDNLQNLVGELVINKIRLTQISKQYALKELKEALIQFDRITNDLQDEVTEVRMVPMEHIFNRFPRMVRDLAKEGGKEIELVMEGKEIELDRTVLDEINDPLVHLLRNAVDHGIETSEVRTQQNKSRHGLISLTAMREKNHVIIKVSDDGRGIDPAHIRAVAVKRGMMSVEESERLSSHEVMNLVSLPGFTTAEKVTEVSGRGVGVDAVRTKIESFGGSLKIESEPGQGSIFILRMPMTLAIIQALLFSVGKEVYALPVINTVETIEFVEEDIKHVQQGEVVMYRDSVLPLLRLHRILEVPGEESQSNDRAILVTEVGEMRVGLLVDQVLGQQEIAIKSLSPMLKSIKGFSGVTILGDGRISLVLDVPSLV
- a CDS encoding class I SAM-dependent rRNA methyltransferase, producing the protein MEALLKQVVVNAKAAKRLLQGYPWIFSGQIEEWRPKPDPGELVSILDTQGILLGFAYANPDNILALKYLYTPAAASRGQADRPDEALEIARKLDRCRSQRAALSLDSNAYRLVWSEADGLPGLICDDYHGFIVVQFLTRGMDQRRQYVLDWLISRMKPKGIFERSEGHGRSLEGLAPKRQWLWQPDPGHTVDHCEIKEGPDLFQVDFEKGHKTGFYLDQRAARRVLRAKTLKGKVLDAFCHSGGFSLAAVRAGAAQVEAIDRDTSALKQLEHNAQLNQAASSIQPIEADVFIYLRAAAMRAEKYNAVILDPPSFVRSRSAIEDAMRGYRELHLQAGKLLQPGARLLTCTCSHHIGRTPFRQMVLGTMQSAGKRLEHIRVFGPDKDHPEKSQIPESRYLTCLLARVKAT